From Opitutia bacterium, a single genomic window includes:
- a CDS encoding LysR family transcriptional regulator, with product MEIYQLRYFVAVAETGNFTKAASRSFISQPSLSQQILNLEEELGQTLFHRLGRKVSLTPAGELLLERAHRIIAEADDAVRELKEDPAQGHRVSVGVIPTVAHFFLPAVLAYCRANEVKLHLQTREDFRPTVVQAVLDGDLELGVVSLPVNEPRIETSVLFSEPLLLATAADHPLATAPNVTLEDLRDQDFIMLGTGSSTATQVQRLLGDHDFEPRVLHRVAQLSTAKALTALGVGISVLPRSARTATDPAGLVYRKFSGKVPMREIALIRHYRHHHTKGAKLFTDAAHAVVGPMQSALAHTTPPFRTPGRTES from the coding sequence ATGGAAATCTACCAACTCCGCTACTTCGTCGCCGTCGCCGAGACGGGCAACTTCACCAAAGCGGCCAGCCGTAGCTTTATTTCACAACCATCTCTCAGTCAGCAGATTTTAAATCTCGAAGAAGAGCTCGGTCAGACTCTTTTCCATCGTCTGGGCCGCAAAGTCAGCCTGACCCCCGCCGGCGAACTTCTCCTCGAAAGAGCCCACCGAATCATCGCCGAAGCCGACGATGCTGTCCGCGAGTTGAAGGAGGATCCCGCCCAAGGCCACCGCGTCTCGGTCGGAGTGATTCCCACCGTCGCCCACTTCTTCCTGCCAGCCGTTCTGGCTTACTGCCGGGCAAACGAGGTCAAACTCCACCTCCAAACCCGCGAGGACTTCCGCCCCACCGTGGTTCAAGCGGTGCTGGACGGCGACTTGGAGCTGGGCGTCGTCTCCCTGCCCGTCAACGAGCCCCGCATCGAAACCTCCGTGCTTTTCTCGGAACCGCTGCTCCTCGCGACCGCAGCCGATCATCCGCTCGCAACCGCGCCCAACGTCACGCTCGAAGACTTGCGCGACCAGGATTTCATCATGCTCGGCACCGGCTCCTCGACCGCCACGCAAGTCCAACGCCTGCTCGGCGACCACGATTTCGAGCCGCGCGTGCTGCACCGCGTCGCCCAGCTTTCCACGGCCAAAGCGCTCACCGCCCTCGGTGTCGGCATCAGCGTGTTGCCCCGCAGCGCGCGCACCGCCACCGATCCCGCCGGCCTCGTTTACCGCAAATTCTCCGGCAAGGTGCCCATGCGCGAGATCGCCCTGATCCGCCACTACCGCCACCATCACACCAAGGGCGCGAAGCTCTTCACCGACGCCGCGCATGCGGTCGTCGGTCCGATGCAATCCGCGCTCGCGCACACGACCCCGCCCTTTCGGACACCGGGCAGAACAGAAAGCTGA